In a single window of the Elaeis guineensis isolate ETL-2024a chromosome 4, EG11, whole genome shotgun sequence genome:
- the LOC105043516 gene encoding fructose-bisphosphate aldolase 1, chloroplastic, which produces MASASLLKTSPVINKSEWVKGQSLRHPSASVTIKCHPAASLTVRAATSYANELVKTAKTIASPGRGILAMDESNATCGKRLASIGLENTEANRQAYRTLLVTAPGLGNYISGAILFEETLYQSTTDGKKMVDVLVSQNIVPGIKVDKGLVPLAGSNDESWCQGLDGLASRTAAYYQQGARFAKWRTVVSIPNGPSALAVNEAAWGLARYAAIAQDNGLVPIVEPEILLDGDHGIERTFEVAQKVWAEVFYYMAENKVMFEGILLKPSMVTPGAECKDRATPEQVAEYTLKLLHRRIPPAVPGIMFLSGGQSEVEATLNLNAMNQSPNPWHVSFSYARALQNTCLKTWGGRPENVKAAQETLLVRAKANSLAQLGKYTGEGESEESKKGMFVKGYTY; this is translated from the exons ATGGCATCGGCATCCCTCCTCAAGACCTCTCCGGTCATCAACAAGTCAGAGTGGGTGAAGGGCCAGTCTCTTCGCCACCCATCTGCCTCCGTGACCATCAAGTGCCACCCCGCCGCCTCCCTCACTGTCCGCGCCGCCACCTCCTACGCCAATGAGCTCGTGAAGACCGCG AAAACCATTGCCTCACCAGGGCGTGGTATCCTGGCCATGGACGAGTCGAACGCGACGTGCGGGAAGAGGCTGGCGTCCATCGGGCTGGAGAACACCGAGGCCAACCGCCAGGCCTACCGCACCCTGCTTGTCACCGCCCCCGGCCTCGGCAACTACATCTCCGGTGCCATCCTCTTCGAGGAGACCCTCTACCAATCCACCACTGATGGCAAGAAGATGGTCGACGTCCTTGTCTCCCAGAACATCGTCCCCGGTATCAAGGTCGACAAG GGTCTGGTGCCTCTTGCTGGCTCGAATGACGAATCTTGGTGCCAAGGTCTTGACGGGCTCGCATCCCGCACCGCCGCTTACTACCAGCAAGGTGCTCGCTTTGCCAAATG GCGGACGGTGGTGAGCATTCCCAATGGTCCTTCGGCCCTCGCTGTGAACGAAGCTGCCTGGGGTCTTGCTCGCTACGCCGCAATTGCACAG GACAATGGCCTTGTCCCAATCGTGGAGCCGGAGATCCTGCTGGATGGCGACCACGGGATCGAACGCACCTTCGAGGTGGCGCAGAAGGTCTGGGCTGAGGTCTTCTACTACATGGCGGAGAACAAGGTGATGTTTGAAGGGATCCTCCTCAAGCCTAGCATGGTCACTCCTGGAGCCGAGTGCAAGGACAGGGCCACACCAGAGCAGGTGGCAGAGTACACCCTCAAGCTCCTCCACCGGAGGATTCCCCCCGCCGTCCCCGGAATCATG TTTCTGTCGGGCGGGCAATCGGAGGTGGAGGCGACTCTGAACCTGAACGCCATGAACCAGAGTCCCAACCCATGGCATGTGTCCTTCTCTTACGCAAGAGCCCTTCAGAACACCTGCCTGAAGACATGGGGAGGGCGGCCCGAGAATGTGAAGGCAGCTCAGGAGACACTGCTGGTGCGTGCCAAGGCTAACTCCCTTGCGCAGCTCGGGAAGTACACTGGCGAGGGCGAGTCGGAGGAATCCAAGAAAGGGATGTTCGTCAAGGGCTACACCTACTAA